A segment of the Microbacterium luteolum genome:
CCTCGGGCGACGTCGCCCAGAACTCCGAGCGGTACAGGTACGGGCCGAAGAAGTGCACGTGGCCGCGGGAGTACTCGTTGGGGATGCGGCGCCAGTCTCCGGTCGCGACGACGGCTGCGCCGGTGTTCCCGTGGTACGAGCGGTAGGTCGACAGGATCTTGTCGCGGCCGGTGAACAGGCGCGCCATGCGGATCGCGTTCTCGTTCGCGTCGGCCCCGCCGTTCGTGAAGAACACCTTCTCGAACCCCTCGGGGGCGATGTCAACGATCAGCTGCGCCGCCTCGGCGCGCACGGCATTGGCGTGCGCGGGCGCGACGGTCGTCAGCACCTCGGCCTGCGCCTGGATCGCCGCGACGACCTTCGGATGCTGGTGCCCGATGTTCACGTTGACGAGCTGGCTGGAGAAGTCGAGGTAGTGATTGCCCTCGGCATCCCACACCGTCGTCCCCGACCCGCCGGCGATCGCCATCGGGGCGAGCGAGCCCTGAGCCGACCACGAGTGGAAGACGCGCGAGCGATCGGCGTTCGAGACCTCGGCGTTGGTGAGGGTCGCGGCGGTGGGAGTGCTGGTCGTCATGGGAAGCCCTTCGAAGGTGGCGGCACACCGATCATCCCAGTCGGGCGCCCCGCGCGGGGGCGACAATTCGTCTAACAGCCACTCACTTGACGGACAGAACGGCATCGGACAGGATGCGGGAGTGCCCGCCACCCTCCGCGCCCTGCTCAACGAGCCCCGCTTCGACCTGCGTCCGGTCAGCGGCGTCGACGACGCCCTTCTCTCGCACGCCGTCCTGTGGGCGCACAACTCGGATCTCCCGGATCCCACTCCCTGGCTCGACTCGGGGGGCCTCCTGCTCACGGACGGCGTGCAGTTCGACGAGCCGGACCCCGAACCAGCGCACCCCTACGTGCAGCGCCTGGTCGATCACGGGGTCCTGGCGCTGGGATTCTCCACCGGGATCGTGCATGAGCGCATCCCGGCCGAGCTGGCCGAGGCCGCCGCGTCCCGGGGTCTGCCCCTGCTCGAGGTTCCGCGCGACACCCCCTTCATGGGGATCATCCGCTTCATCTCGGATGCGGTGGCGGACGACGATCGGCAGATGCTGGAGCGCTCGCTGCGCGCACAGCGCTCCGTCGCCCGCGCGGCCCTCCGGCCCGACGGGCTCGCCGAGATCCTGCGAGAGCTGGAGCGCAACCTCGACTGCTGGGTGGCCCTCTTCGATGCGTCAGGCTCCCGGGTGCGGGTGCCGACGCAGCGCGAGATCCCGGCATCCCAGGCACCGGAGATCGAGGATGCCGTGGCGAGCATGCTGGCGCGCGGCCGCACGGCGGCCGTACGGCTCAGCGTCACCGGGTCGGACGAGGTCACGCTGCAGACGCTCGGTCAGCGCGGAGATCTGCGAGGCGTCCTCGCCGTGGGGACGGGCACCGGCGCTCTCGATCGGGCGCGTGCCGACCTCGTCGACGCCGTCATCGCGCTCGCCAGCATCGCCCTCGAGCAGAGCCGCACGCTCGACGACGCGCGGCGACGCCTGCGCTCCGGCGTGCTGGAGCTGCTCATGGCCGGGATCACGGCGGTGGCGCAGCGCACGGTGGCGCACCTGTGGGGTCCTCTTCCCGAAGGCCCTCTTCGCGTCGGCTGCATCGCTCTGCCGGACGAGGCGGAGGGCGGCGCGCAGACCCTGCGCTCCGCGCTGGAGCTCCTCGCGGTCGAGAGCGGCGGAGCCGTGTTCTTCGCGGAGCGCCGCGACCGCATCGTGACCGTCACGCCCGACGAGGACAGATCCGGGCTGCTCGCGCTGTTGACCCGGCACGACGTCGCCGCGGGGTTCTCGGCGGCCACGACCTGGGACCGGCTGACCGAGGCGATGGCGGAGTCCGAGCGGGCGCTGGCCCGGACGACTCCGCAGGAGCCGATCAGCGAGTTCGACGACATCGCCCGCGCCGGACTCCTCGGGCATCTGGAGCACACGCAGGCGCACGATATCGCGAGACGGATGCTGCTGCCGCTCGAGAGCGCCAACGACCCGGCGGACCTGCGCCGGACGCTCGAGGTCTGGCTGGAGCACAACGGCGCGTGGGATCCCGCGGCCAAGGCCCTCGGCATCCACCGGCACACGCTGCGCGCGCGAGTGGATGCCGCCGGCGTGCTGCTCGACGTCGACCTCGACACCTTCGCCGCCCGCGCCGAGCTCTGGGGCGCCCTGCAGCTGACGCAGGCCTGACGCCGTCCCGCCGAGCGGCCCCTCTCTGCGCGAACCGGCCCCTTGAGCGCGTCCTCAAAGGGCCGGGTCGGTCAAAAGGGGCCGGTCCGCGGGAGAGGCTCAGGTGTTCTGCGGGAACCCGAGGTTGATGCCGCCGTGCGTGGAGTCGTTGCGCGTCGCGGGGTCGATCCAGCGGCTCGTGATGGCCTTCTCGCGGGTGAAGAAGTCGAATCCGTGCACGCCGTACGCCTTCGCGTCGCCGAACAGCGACTTCTTCCAACCACCGAACGAGTGGTACGCGACCGGCACCGGGATCGGGACGTTGATGCCGATCATGCCGACCTGCACCTCGTTCTGGAAACGGCGAGCCGCTCCCCCGTCGTTGGTGAAGATCGCCGTACCGTTGCCGAACTCGCCGGAGTTGATCAGAGCGAGGCCCTCATCGTAGGAGTCCACCCGGACGACCGAGAGCACCGGCCCGAAGATCTCCTCGGTGTAGGCGCGAGACGTGGTCGGCAGTCCGTCGATCAGGGTCGGTCCGAAGAAGAAGCCGTCCTCGTGTCCGTCGACCGTGAAGCCGCGACCGTCGACGACGATGGTCGCGCCGTCCGCTTCCGCGATGTCGACGTAGGACGACACCTTGTCGCGGTGCACGTCCGTGATCAGCGGACCCATGTCGGGCTCCACGCCGTCGACGCCGGCGCCGTTCCCGATCTTCAGCGCGGCGATGCGCTCGGTGATCTTCGCGATCAGGTCGTCGGCGACGGGCTCGACGGCCAGCACCACGCTGATCGCCATGCACCGCTCACCGGCCGCGCCGAATCCGGCGTTCACGGCCTGGTCGGCCACGAGGTCGAGATCGGCATCCGGGAGGACGAGCATGTGATTCTTCGCCCCGCCGAGCGCCTGGACGCGCTTGCCGTTCTTCGACGCCGTCTCGTAGATGTACTGCGCGATCGGCGTGGAGCCGACGAACGAGATCGACTGCACCACCCGGCTGTTCAGCAGCCCGTCGACCGCGGCCTTGTCACCCTGCAGCACCGTGAAGACGCCGTCGGGGAGCCCCGCTTCCTTCCACACCCGCGCGAGCCACAGCGCGGCGGACGGATCCTTCTCGCTGGGCTTGAGGACCACCGCGTTGCCGGCCGCGATCGCGATCGGCACGAACCACAGCGGCACCATGACGGGGAAGTTGAAGGGCGAGATCACACCCACGACCCCGAGGGGCTGCTTGAGCGAGTAAACGTCAATGCCCGAAGAGGCGTTCTCGCTGAATGCGCCCTTGATCAGGTGCGGGAATCCTGTCGCGAGCTCGACGACTTCCTGGCCGCGGAGGATCTCACCCATCGCGTCGGAGACGACCTTGCCGTGCTCGGCCGTGATGATCTCGGCGAGCTCGAGCTTGCGCGCGTTCAGGATCTCGCGGAACGCGAAGAGGACCGACTGCCGCTTGGCGATCGAGTACCCCGACCACACGCGGAAGCCGGCATCCGCCGAGGCGATCGCAGCGTCGATCTCGGCCTGGTCGGCGAGCGCCACGTGCGCCTGCACGGC
Coding sequences within it:
- a CDS encoding PucR family transcriptional regulator, with protein sequence MPATLRALLNEPRFDLRPVSGVDDALLSHAVLWAHNSDLPDPTPWLDSGGLLLTDGVQFDEPDPEPAHPYVQRLVDHGVLALGFSTGIVHERIPAELAEAAASRGLPLLEVPRDTPFMGIIRFISDAVADDDRQMLERSLRAQRSVARAALRPDGLAEILRELERNLDCWVALFDASGSRVRVPTQREIPASQAPEIEDAVASMLARGRTAAVRLSVTGSDEVTLQTLGQRGDLRGVLAVGTGTGALDRARADLVDAVIALASIALEQSRTLDDARRRLRSGVLELLMAGITAVAQRTVAHLWGPLPEGPLRVGCIALPDEAEGGAQTLRSALELLAVESGGAVFFAERRDRIVTVTPDEDRSGLLALLTRHDVAAGFSAATTWDRLTEAMAESERALARTTPQEPISEFDDIARAGLLGHLEHTQAHDIARRMLLPLESANDPADLRRTLEVWLEHNGAWDPAAKALGIHRHTLRARVDAAGVLLDVDLDTFAARAELWGALQLTQA
- a CDS encoding CoA-acylating methylmalonate-semialdehyde dehydrogenase, with the protein product MTITDTSATSTTDSAVPVIAHWIDGAERPSTSGRTAPVFNPATGAVQAHVALADQAEIDAAIASADAGFRVWSGYSIAKRQSVLFAFREILNARKLELAEIITAEHGKVVSDAMGEILRGQEVVELATGFPHLIKGAFSENASSGIDVYSLKQPLGVVGVISPFNFPVMVPLWFVPIAIAAGNAVVLKPSEKDPSAALWLARVWKEAGLPDGVFTVLQGDKAAVDGLLNSRVVQSISFVGSTPIAQYIYETASKNGKRVQALGGAKNHMLVLPDADLDLVADQAVNAGFGAAGERCMAISVVLAVEPVADDLIAKITERIAALKIGNGAGVDGVEPDMGPLITDVHRDKVSSYVDIAEADGATIVVDGRGFTVDGHEDGFFFGPTLIDGLPTTSRAYTEEIFGPVLSVVRVDSYDEGLALINSGEFGNGTAIFTNDGGAARRFQNEVQVGMIGINVPIPVPVAYHSFGGWKKSLFGDAKAYGVHGFDFFTREKAITSRWIDPATRNDSTHGGINLGFPQNT